A region of the Tachyglossus aculeatus isolate mTacAcu1 chromosome 9, mTacAcu1.pri, whole genome shotgun sequence genome:
TTAACTGACCAACAGGCAGCTAGTGATGAGAAGTTTGTTACTAGTACACATTATCCAGTGTCAACTGGTAGGGCTGGATATGTTTTGTGGAAAGCGTATTTTGGCCATGCAATTACAAGTTTGTGGGCATTTCTCAGTTGCCATGGGAGTCagactgattgacagctgctgctcagGGGTACCGGTGGCCgcattcctctctctcactctactGCAAGTCAGCCTGGATTCTGGGTACGCCTGGAAgtttcatagggaagcagcagtgTTGGGAATAGGGCTGAAAGAAAGGTCAGAATCCTTTCAGTTAATTAGATAGACATGTAGATTATAGTGGGGGAAAATGTCATCCTGTCTGCATGGCACAATCCGAGATATTCACTATGCTTTTAATGAGTCTTAGCCTGGGCAGACTCGGAGACAAATGGATTTTCTTCCTTTTGAAAAACgatcttcagaaaaaaaaaagattgtcctGAACAATATAAATAGTAAAGAAACATGCCACATTGCGGCTTTATTCTTTCCAGAGCAAGAAATATATTTCTAGTCAGGGCCTTTCCCCTAATGCCAAGAGATGGGAACTGGATTAGATTCCAGAGATGGTCCTTGTGGCCGCCAAAGACCTCAATCTGGTAAGGGTGTTTGCAAGACAGCGACTCCTCCATCAAATGCACCAGGAATTAATCCTAAAGGAACTGAAGAGGAAACAGGATCTGGATTTAGCAAGTGTACAGACCACACTGAGTTCTCCCCCAATTCAGGGTGCCTGGAAACAGTGCTGTGTTTATAGTCAGCTCCATTCCAATCCTCCCCTTGCCACGCTTTACAGGCTTTACAGCCTTTACAGGCTCCCTAGTTCAAATAAAAACTCCCTTTGGAATGGGACCATCCTTCCTGATACTTCTGCCCCTGAGGGGCTTCAAGGGAACCTCACGGTTTGCTAGGTAAAGTCTGAGGCCCTGGATCAATTGCTGGTCCATTCTCGAGATGCCGCAGGAAGCTTCTTACCTCATGAAATCTGGACACTTGGACATGGCGTGTTCAAACTCTGAAAATGACAGCATGTGGTCATTGTCCAGATCAGCCTCTGCCAGGATCTATGTgaggcacaggaggaggagaagcaggggaggggaaacaggatgTTAGAGAAGGGATTGAGCCCAGGGCTGCCGGACTTGTGTCTTCACCCCTTTGTTGAAGCTAGGGACCCCCTGTTACATCCTGGGGATCCAGCTGGGCACTCTGGGAAAGAGGAATCCTCACCCGTGGGGAGTTGGGTGAAAAGTTGTGAGAGAGCCCCAGTATGGACTCCAAGCTGGATTTCTCACTTTATCACGGGATAAAAGGCCTTTAAGGAAATGGAAATTCCTTCTGTTCCATCCTCTGGGAGTCCCCATCCCAGATGGGAGCTGTCACAGCCTTCCTGGAGTCACCAACagcttctcctccaactctctacAAGGCTCTGGTAGAGTCTCGGCGCTATAATGCCCTAACCACTAGCAAGGCCCATGGCCACTAGAGAGCCCGAGCTGCATCACTATTGACAAGGGGTCAAGGCCACAGAGAATGAAGGCCAGCGCTGACCTAAAGCATTGGTGcctgagaggaaaggaaggacgtGGAAGGCAAGTGAACCACCAGGCAAGAAACGGAGTCAAAAGGAGAAAAAGGCCCAACGACACCCTCGGCAGTTGCCTATAGGGTAGAGTCGGTCCTGTGATGGTCTCCCGTTGTCTAATGAGCAGATGGGAGAAAGCAAGAGCCCATGAAATCTGCTGCAGCAAAACAATCGGTGATCCACCACGAATGGCTTCTCATCTCTCAGGAAGAGGGAAGCTCCTCTCAAACAGCTTGGGAGCAAATACAAGCCATCACCATCGGGCCAGACACAGCCAGCCCACAATTCTGGGGCCGGGAGAGGTTGCATCAAGTTGGACTGGGCTCATTTAGGCAGGCCTACATCCAAGCCCCTTGGCAGTTCGGAAGCCAGGCTAAGGAAGGCCAAGAGGcaaccctctcccccttttctacaGCCGGGTCAAACCTGCCACAACGGGCTTCAGAACTAAaaatggacagggtttgggggatcAGATCTGGAAGCCACAGAAAAGGCTGGATTCGACAGGCTAAAAATATCCAACCTCAGGCCTCTGTTACGGCTCCAGGGCTAAAAATAACCCTAAAGGCTTGAGCTGAGCCCGGAGGCAATGGAAAGGGGCCTAATTGCCAAGCTCCCTGGAGGACTCCTCTCTGCTGTCTCCAGCCTCAATATGGCCCATCGGCCAAGACTTCGGGGCCAAGAATAGGTTGGGAGGCCAGGTCTACTGGCGgtaacctggtggaaagagcacaagactgggagtcatgaGAGCTGGGTTCTTGGCTTCATCActgatctgctttgtgacctgggcaactcatttaacctctctgggcctcagtttcctcattggactATGTCGAATGTGAAATCTTGTGCCACTGGGGATCCAGAGAGTGGGAATGAGTGTAGACAGCTCAGCGTAAACAATCACCACTATTGGAAAACCACTTAAGGGCCTGCTTTCCTGGTTACAGGATATTGCTTAATACATATCTACTAGCACCACTTACACCTGAACCTTGATTCTGGGGAGCCCACGTGTGCTCTGAAGTCAGAGAGAGCTACCCCAACCCATCAGTGatgggttctagactgtaagctcattgtgggcagggaaccggactctgttatattgtacttttccaagtgtttagtacagtgctctgcacacagtaagtgttcaataaataccaccagtagATTGGTGCAAGGAAAGTGAGAACACAATACCATCTCTCTGGGTACACACATGATTAGTTAATTGTGTCAGTTCATCTGCTCCCAGGTTCTCACTGTTAAGCAATCGCTGAATGATGATTTGGAGATCTTCCTCATCGATGAAACCGTTCTCATTGATATCTGCTGGGAGGAAGCAGTTCCTgaatagttgtacatatttattactctattttgttaattacatgtatctagctataattctatttattctgatggtactgacacctgtctgcttgttttgttttgttgtctgtctcccccttctagactatgagcccgttgttgggtagggaccatctatatatgagcacaagctttggagtcagaggtcatggattcaaatcccagctctgccaattgtcaactgtgtgacttcgggcaagtcacttcacttctctgtgcctcagttccctcatctgtaaaatggggattaagactgtgagccccccgtgggacaacctgatcaccttgtaacctccccagcgcttagaacagtgttttgcacatagtaagcgcttaataaatgccattactattattattattattatatgttgccaatttgtacttcccaagcacttagtgcagtgctctgcacacaataagtgttcaaattctacttgtacatatttactattctatttattttgttaatgatgtgcatctagctttatttctatttgttctgacgacttgacacctgtccacatgttttgttttattgtctgtctcccccttctagactgtgagcccgttgttgggtaggcaccatctttatatgttgccaacttgtccttcccaagcacttagtacagtgctctgcacacagtaagcgctcaataaatacgattgaatgaatgaatagaatgaaaaGGAGGGGCGAtggcttcctctcctctcctacaGGACTACTAATCCCTGCAGCAGCACCAATTTAGGTCATCTCAAGTTCCAGGCGGTGCTGCAGTCATATCTGGGAGGACACAGCCAGTGTCCAGGGAAAGTAGGAGGAGCCAAATGTTGTACGACTgaagctctggactgtaagctcattgcgagcagggaatgtgtctgttatattgttacattgtaccctcccaagtgcttagtacagtgctgtgcacacaggaagcaattgataaatacgattgactgattaggatTAGTGGCGCTGAAGGGTGAAGAGTCGGCCATCAGAGAAATCTAACACCGCTATACATTGTAAGTGGAGGACTATATGCTAAGAGTCTTAGAGGGGCAGGGACATGTCACGTTCTTCCTTTTCAAATTCCCAAAGGGGCCtagagcagtggtctgcacaaagaaaCTTGTTCACCGAGTGTTGACGGTTTGTGTTTGAAGTGTGCCAGTTCTGATGCCAATAAACTGTCCATTCTCAAATGCCTGCGCAATGTAAAGTCCTAGTAGCAAGTGCCTCTGGGCTGCCAGCTCTTCTGAGGCTAATTTAGTCTCAGCCAGATCCCTCTGATCATGACTAGTTAGGCCCAAGGCATCTCTGTGGCTCCTTAAATAGCTCAGGGAGAGATGAGGACTGTTCAGGACCCCACATACCTGGGGGTTCAATTCACCATTAGGTaccattgggagaagcagcatggtgtagtggaaagaacccaggcttgagagtcagaggtcgagggttctaatcccgactccgccccctgtaaccttgggcaagtcacttaatttccctgtgcttcagtgacctcatctgtcaaatggggatgaagactgtgagccccatgtgggacaacctgattaccctgtacctaacccagtgcttagaacagtgcttggcacatagtaagtgcttaaaaaacaccaacattattattattattattacgactgtgGGTGGCAAAGGGAACCTAGACTAAACACTCTTCCGGGGCGGCGGGGCTGGATTAAGTCCCTTTAATGATAAGGTGGAAACCCAGGGCTTTTCCTGAAAAGCGTGGGCTCCCAAGACAATCCAAGGCTGGAATTAATCTCAGTCTAAACCCCCAGGATCAGATGGAACTGGACCAGCTTGGGGAATATAGCAAGAAAAGCAGCCATTCAGCTGATTGCATATATTTTCCTGTTGATCATATTTTCAAGTCTGGGACAAGTCTACCTGCTGAAAAGGGTCAGGGCCTGGGGAAAAGAGATACTTTAAAATCATTAATTTTAGGCATAAAACATTAGGATTTTTTCCCTAAGGATCCGTATTTGTCTCCCAAGGAAAGAACTGCTTCCAACATTATTGTAATGTGGGAAGCATATTGTAATTGTAATtagggaagccacatggcctagttgaatgaatgaatgagtgaaagagcccgtgcctggggaatcagaggacctgtgttctgatcccagctctgccacttgtctgctgtgtgaccttggacaagtcgcttcacttctccgtgtctcaggttcctcatctgtaaaatgggaattaaggttgtgaaccccatgtgggacagggactgtgttgtccaacctgagtatcatgtatctaccacagcacttaatatagtgcttggcacatagtaagcacttaacaaataccacagttacagtTATGTTGTCTCCTTGGGGACACCACCACCATTTTGGCCCTCTGTCAGCTTGTCCTAGTCTGTCCCACTATTACTGGCCTCTCCATCTCTCGGACTCAGGCAGTGAGATCTCTAAATATCATGCTTATGATTCACTTCCCATTGATcagcctcttttcccttcttatAATCCTTGTCCCAGATTTCCAGCCCTTCATCTGCAATCTTGGCTCCTTCCCTCACTCTCTGAGGGCTCTGTAAGTGCTctgttcctttttctctctctcattccccatCAGAGAAAGGGTTTCTATCATGTGATTTGAGTACAGTTACCCTCTAATCTCAGTATTGCAATGCCACGGGCCGCAAACACTGCCTCTGATTCTGCAAACTCATTCCTTTAGGAAGCTTATCATACAGAGGTGCTACAGGATAACGATCCCCAgagtccctcctttcctttcttctccaaagGTCTTACCAAAAATGCGGAAGGCATACTCAATCTTTAGGCTAGGGCAGGCCTTCTTACTGAACACAGAAGCCATGCCCAGCACATCCTCAAAAGAGAATACATCGCCATGAGAGAACACTTTGCAGATTCGATCCCTGAAAGGGTTAACctgttggaagaggaggaaaaggtgatCGATCTGTCAGGCAAAGAAGTTTTTCCTTCACTGGAATTGAGTTCCAGGCTTGAGACAAAGAAGTAGCTAAATTGGCTCTGGTTTCTAAAAGGTGGGATTTCTAAACGGTGGGACCCAGGATGGTGACAGAAATTTTAGGGAGCGAAGAACTGGGTTGTTCGTAGGCCTTGGGTAAGCCTACTCTTATCTTCCAGCACTAGATTCTCATACTCAGTGGTATCATGACAACCAATCTAAACTTGGGAAATGTGGGATATTGGTGAGACTCTTCCAGAGGGCTGGATGTTGGCCAGATGGCAGAATTCATGggtcagttcctcctctgctaccTAGAAAAGAAGGGCTGCCTTGCAAGCCACTGTACAAATGCCTAAATGGTCAACCccactttctttcctctctccacacTGTCCTGGCTTGCCTCATTTCCTTGGggatttccttccctttttccccttaATTGTTTCAGACTTTGAGCCAATGTTCCTGTGGTCCAGAGCCCTCCGGGTTGGAACTCTCGGTCCCCAAGGTGggcagtgctgggaggcaggtgTGGGAGAGCTTGGAAGGGAAGCTGGCTAAGTTAGGGTTAGGGAAGAAGTTAAGCTGGAACCTATTCCACCACAGGATCCTCTCCCAGAGAAGGGCAAGGAGGCTTCCTGTTAGTCTTTGTGTTTAAGGCATGAAACAAAACCTGTAACTTTCTTCCAGCTACTATTGGATATCCAACACTACATTTCTCTTTAGGCCCACCAGGCCTGGTGGTTCCTTCTTAGCTCTGCTCCAGATCTGAGAGAGGGAAACCACAGAATCCAAAGACTTTCAAACTTCCAACCTCGCctcctctcatttccttttctcctttccccgcaCCACTGAAGGATTCCAAGAAGGCTTCTGAAAGGAATGGTTTTCATGTGCACTCTGTCCTTGACAACCTTAGAGCAGAGGTACTTCAGCCACAAACTGACTGCCTGGCAGGGGCAGTATTGCGCTGCAGTCACCGTGGAGAAAAAagcatttttctccctttcccggaAACATGCTTTTAAGTCAGGATCAGCATCACACAGTATATGCACGTATTTACCAGCCTGGAGGAGCACTGAAATTTTAATGGAGGGAAATGACGTTATTTTAGGTTTAAATACTGTCTCTGCCATAGGGAGCTCTACCAACTAAACACTCTACCGACTAAACACAGGAATGACTCATTccctaatcataatgataatttctaattatggtatttgttaaatgcttgctatgtgccaagcattacactaagtgctggggtagatgcaagattatcaggttccacatgggattcacaatctaagtaggagggggaacaggtattgaatccccattttacagatgaggtaacggaggcacagaaaagttaaaagaattgcccaaggtcaggcagctgataagcggcggagccaggattagaacccaggtcctctgcctctcaggccagtgctctttccactgggccatgctgcttccctaccattATATAAAGAAGATAATTTGTATTTTTGAATCCCTCCACTTCCTGGAGTTTAAAAACAGAAACACCACCCAGGCACCATCTCCCACGTGTCAGATGGGTTGGGGAGGGCAGTCGGGGGGTACATCTTGCTTTGCTGCCGGGAGGCCACCTCAGTCATTTTGTTAATGGAACAAATACTGGAAAAAAGCAGCAAAACTAAATATTATTAAACAGCGGAGAAATAATAGCATTGGAGTCATGCTTCAGAATTATACACAGACAGCAGCTTCTCCCGACCTTGGGAACAATAACCGCTCTGAGGAAGGTCCATTAATGACTTGAACACTTCTCCTTGGCACCGTCTCCTGGAGCTCATCCCGGAGTGATGGAATCTCAGGGCCAGGGGCTGATGAAACTTCTGGCCCCAGGAGTCTGATAAGATTGTACCCCCCGCATCCCGCCTCCCCCCAGCTGCCTGACATAGCCCCTTGAGCTTTTACTAGACTCTCGGctccttgttcttcccccttgAGCCCCCTTCCAACAAGTTGCAGTCCATCCAGACCTGATCTTTTCCATGCCAACAACCTCCCAGAGAGGTTCTGAATCTTTTCCCAGATACCCAATTCCCAATTGAGGTGTAACCCTGGAGTTTGAGTAAGCTTCTAtacactcccccttctccatttgCCAGAGTCCCCGGAAAGAAGGAGGGCAAGGAAGTCAGCAGCAGGCAGATTGAAGGTTACCTTCTTTGTTTTGGTTTTATAGCCCTGAGCAGGTTTTTAATTGTGCTTTCCTCCTGCTTAGtgcttctgcccctgctctatcaCCAGGCGGGGCCATAGCTGGCCTTAGTTGGCCACTCCAATGCAAAGATCACACGGGGCTGTGTGTGCATCTGGCAGACACTTACAGGGACCATGCTTCCTTTAAACATCGACCCTACCGAAGGCATTGTTTTTAAAGTTGGGGTTTGGGAGGGCTGGATCCCAATTTTTGGAaatgtcagggccagggaggatcCAGGCCAGGTTGGATCAGGGCCCAACTCTACCCGTGGCCGATTAATCCACATGGCTCGTCAGGAAAACGTCATCCTGCCTTGGTTCAGGGGATGGTAAGAAGTGTTCAACACTTGGGTTGTCTGCCCACGAGCTACTTGTAGGCAGACGACATGTTGCTTCTTTCTGTCCCATGCACTCATTACAATGTATTGCACccaatgggccttcaataaataaattattattataaagatgagAACTGAGTTCCCTGGTCTCGGGGATCTCAGCCCTGAATATGTGGGGgtagagagaggagatggggaacaaAGGGGATTGCAGTTCTAGGATTTCTTAATTCCCCTAACTAGATAGTTACTTATGCTAGACTTATATAGTACCTAAATAGTTTAACGAAGCCATAGCCAAGATCCCCAGTCTATTTCCaatttcttccccaccccaagaAGGCATCCCTGCTTGCATTGTGACTCAGGCGGAATCAAAGTCTCCCTGGTTAGAGCTACGTTTGTTCCCTTATGGTAttaggcactatacaaagcactggggtagatacaagcagatcagtttggacacagtccctgtcccacggaaggctccaggtcttaatcttaattttatagatgaggaatccgaggcccagagaagtgaagtgacttgcccaaggtcacacagcagacaagtggcagagtcagaattagaacccaggtccttctgactcccaggccctattcgctaggccacactgttcagtCTTATTAGCTAGGAATAACCCAAACCCAGGTGGCAACTCCAATGCTACATCTGTGGGAGTTTATTTTCTGAAGGGCCGTAGCTTAAGCAAATGCGCTAATAATAAGCTTATAAAAATAAGCAGTTTGGGAGGCAATAATTTGCCAAAAACAATTTCAAGGCTTTTTGAGGAGCCCACCTTTTCTTGGGAATCCACCACAGGCAGGAAAGCTCTTTGGAGGGGTGCTGAGCATTCTGGAGCCTCGACACTGAAACTGGGGCCCCACGGTAATTTGTTATTCCATCGACACACCTTCCCCATCTGTTCCTTCAGGCTCATGGGCAAGACCCAGTCTCTCTGGCAGTGTGGTGGACCTGGTGGCCCCCAAGGAGCAGAGCaagggaggggtgaggagagaggagcCTTATGAGAAAACGGGCGCAAAAAAAATTTCACCTCCCTGAATCCCCTTCTTTGCctcgggggaggcaggggaggtggagcattctggcaGCAGCCAGGAGCTGGTTGAAGCTAGATGAAGCTGGAAAGGCCTTGCCCAGCAACCCGTCAGAAAAATGATTGCAGAATTAAAGAGTTCGCCTTGATGCAAGTGAATGGCTAAACTGTCTAGGTCTGTTGGCTGTCTCTCCTTTTCTT
Encoded here:
- the CIB4 gene encoding calcium and integrin-binding family member 4, whose amino-acid sequence is MGMCLSSSMHWEDLEEYQALTFLTRNEILCIHDTFRKLCQGKYYKEATLTIEQVSSLPALRVNPFRDRICKVFSHGDVFSFEDVLGMASVFSKKACPSLKIEYAFRIFDINENGFIDEEDLQIIIQRLLNSENLGADELTQLTNHILAEADLDNDHMLSFSEFEHAMSKCPDFMSSFRINSWCI